In a single window of the Longimicrobium sp. genome:
- a CDS encoding ABC transporter ATP-binding protein — translation MELQIRDVSKTYPNGVQALKDVTLTIPAGMYGLLGPNGAGKSTLMRILATLQEPDSGSIQLGEIDVVREKDRVRQTLGYLPQEFGVYPKVSAEELLEHFAILKGIADRRARKEVVEALLRQTNLWDVRKQKLGGYSGGMRQRFGVAVALLGNPKLLIVDEPTAGLDPAERVRFLNLLSELGENSAVILSTHIVEDVSELCTRMAIIDRGEILLEAEPLGAIEQMRGRIWRSVIEKRALAEMEREHAVISTKLLAGKTLVHVYADGSPGPGFDPAEPDLEDVYFTTMAGHLGRRRERAEAAA, via the coding sequence ATGGAACTGCAGATCCGCGACGTATCCAAGACCTACCCCAACGGCGTGCAGGCGCTGAAGGACGTAACGCTTACGATCCCGGCGGGGATGTACGGACTGCTGGGGCCAAACGGCGCCGGCAAGTCTACGCTGATGCGCATCCTGGCGACGCTGCAGGAGCCGGACAGCGGCAGTATCCAGCTCGGCGAGATCGACGTCGTGCGCGAAAAGGACCGCGTCCGGCAGACGCTCGGGTACCTGCCGCAGGAGTTCGGCGTGTATCCCAAGGTGAGCGCCGAGGAGCTGCTGGAGCACTTCGCCATCCTCAAGGGCATCGCCGACCGGAGGGCGCGCAAGGAGGTGGTAGAGGCGCTGCTCCGGCAGACGAACCTGTGGGACGTGCGCAAGCAGAAGCTGGGCGGCTACTCGGGCGGCATGCGGCAGCGGTTCGGCGTGGCGGTGGCGCTGCTGGGCAATCCCAAGCTGCTGATCGTCGATGAGCCGACGGCGGGGCTGGACCCGGCGGAGCGCGTGCGGTTCCTGAACCTGCTGAGCGAACTGGGCGAGAACAGCGCCGTGATCCTCTCGACGCATATCGTGGAGGACGTCAGCGAGCTGTGCACGCGGATGGCCATCATCGACCGCGGCGAGATCCTGCTGGAAGCGGAGCCGCTGGGCGCCATCGAGCAGATGCGGGGGCGGATCTGGCGCAGCGTGATCGAGAAGCGCGCGCTGGCGGAGATGGAGCGGGAGCACGCGGTGATCTCCACCAAGCTGCTCGCCGGAAAGACCCTGGTGCACGTCTACGCGGATGGATCGCCCGGCCCGGGTTTCGACCCCGCCGAGCCCGATCTGGAGGACGTCTACTTCACCACCATGGCCGGCCACCTCGGACGGCGGCGCGAGCGGGCGGAGGCGGCGGCATGA